The Nitrospira sp. genome contains a region encoding:
- a CDS encoding 30S ribosomal protein S1 gives MGTVSNSSDAQLDRNALAALYEETFRNLEEGTITEGRVVALTKDKVIVDIGYKSEGMIPSDQFSSEELQNLKIGDRLQVYIEECEDADGNLVLSKEKADKMKIWEELEKLYKDEKSIEGKIVSRIKGGMMVDIGVKAFLPGSQIDLHPVRDLDGLVGKTFPLKIIKINHRRGNVVVSRRVLLEETRDKKRQTTLANLKEGQLIQGTVKNITDYGSFIDLGGIDGLLHITDMSWGRVGHPSELFTVGDKVEVTVLKYDRETGRISLGLKQKSADPWTNVAGKYPIGTRVRGRVVSLTDYGAFVELEPGVEGLVHVSEMSWTHEVRHPSRVVSVGDQVEAAVLNIDPASRKISLGMKQTAPNPWDMIESKYPIGTRIEGKVKSLTDFGAFVGLEEGIDGLIHISDMSWTKHIKHPSELFKKGQKVEAMVLRIDKEKERLSLGFKQLSRDPWDEAIPSRYHVGDSVTGKVTKVADFGIFIELEGGVEGLIHVSESGLEPSMKLEEKFKLQDDVAAKIIKVDREERKIALSLRDHQLDWERKQVDDYHSTQGVLDQSLGRAAKQSRKRSQAEDQN, from the coding sequence ATGGGTACGGTATCCAACAGCAGTGACGCTCAGTTAGACCGCAATGCCTTGGCCGCGTTGTATGAGGAAACATTTCGCAACCTGGAAGAAGGCACGATTACAGAAGGCCGTGTGGTGGCACTCACCAAGGACAAAGTGATCGTCGATATCGGCTACAAATCGGAGGGGATGATCCCGAGTGACCAGTTCTCATCCGAGGAACTTCAGAACCTCAAGATCGGTGATCGTCTCCAAGTCTATATCGAAGAATGTGAAGATGCGGACGGGAATCTAGTTCTTTCCAAGGAAAAAGCGGACAAGATGAAGATTTGGGAAGAACTTGAGAAACTCTACAAGGATGAGAAGAGCATCGAAGGGAAGATTGTCTCGCGCATTAAGGGCGGCATGATGGTTGATATCGGTGTCAAGGCGTTCTTGCCGGGCTCGCAGATTGATCTCCATCCTGTTCGGGACCTGGATGGGCTCGTTGGAAAGACCTTTCCCCTCAAGATCATCAAGATCAACCACAGGCGGGGTAACGTCGTCGTATCCCGGCGCGTATTGCTGGAAGAAACACGGGATAAGAAACGACAGACGACTCTGGCCAATCTCAAAGAAGGTCAACTGATTCAGGGGACGGTCAAGAACATCACCGACTACGGATCCTTCATCGACCTCGGCGGGATCGACGGGTTGCTTCACATCACCGACATGTCTTGGGGGCGAGTGGGACATCCATCGGAACTGTTTACCGTGGGAGATAAGGTCGAAGTCACGGTCTTGAAATACGATCGTGAAACAGGCCGTATCTCTCTGGGGCTCAAGCAGAAGAGCGCGGATCCTTGGACCAATGTCGCCGGCAAGTATCCGATCGGCACCAGGGTCCGTGGCCGCGTGGTCAGCCTGACAGATTATGGAGCGTTTGTGGAACTCGAGCCGGGTGTGGAGGGACTGGTCCACGTTTCAGAAATGTCGTGGACACACGAAGTGCGGCATCCGTCGAGAGTCGTGTCGGTCGGCGATCAGGTCGAAGCGGCGGTGCTGAACATCGATCCGGCAAGCCGCAAGATTTCCTTGGGAATGAAACAGACGGCGCCCAATCCCTGGGATATGATCGAGAGTAAGTATCCGATCGGGACTCGCATTGAGGGCAAGGTGAAGAGTCTGACGGATTTCGGTGCCTTCGTCGGACTTGAAGAAGGGATCGACGGCCTCATCCATATTTCAGACATGTCGTGGACGAAACATATTAAACATCCTTCCGAGCTCTTCAAAAAAGGGCAAAAAGTCGAAGCGATGGTGTTACGCATCGACAAGGAGAAGGAGCGACTTTCATTGGGCTTCAAACAGTTGAGCCGTGACCCCTGGGATGAAGCGATCCCATCGAGATATCACGTCGGTGACTCGGTGACCGGCAAGGTGACGAAGGTCGCCGATTTTGGGATCTTCATCGAACTCGAGGGTGGAGTGGAAGGATTAATCCATGTCAGTGAATCCGGTCTTGAACCTTCCATGAAGCTCGAAGAAAAGTTTAAGTTGCAGGATGACGTCGCGGCAAAGATAATCAAGGTCGATCGAGAAGAGCGCAAGATCGCTCTCAGTCTTCGCGACCATCAACTGGACTGGGAACGCAAGCAGGTTGATGACTATCACTCGACACAGGGTGTGCTGGACCAAAGCCTCGGTCGGGCCGCCAAGCAGAGCCGGAAACGGTCACAAGCGGAAGATCAAAACTAG
- a CDS encoding 1-acyl-sn-glycerol-3-phosphate acyltransferase — translation MSGIVYGFLWVLARVVGWICFRYRVEGQIPRTGGVLIAANHASYLDIPLLGCGMTRRAWYLGRNDLFPIPVLNRILQSLGWIPVRLGRLDREAFGKAINLIRSGQVVVIFPEGGRSHDGHLRPPKAGIGVIVSQTGCPVVPAYLKGTFDVLPTGARWPRWRQVRVRFGEPIMFETGARKERAETKQFYQQVSRTVIEQIAALGQVPVPRGKDDPAPETPNRPTAGVHNAE, via the coding sequence GTGAGCGGGATCGTCTACGGATTCTTGTGGGTTTTGGCACGGGTTGTCGGGTGGATCTGTTTTCGGTATCGGGTGGAAGGACAGATCCCTCGCACCGGCGGCGTACTGATCGCCGCAAACCATGCCAGCTACCTCGATATCCCGCTACTCGGCTGTGGGATGACTCGGAGGGCTTGGTATCTGGGACGGAATGACTTGTTCCCGATCCCGGTATTGAACAGGATTTTGCAGTCATTGGGCTGGATTCCTGTGCGACTTGGGCGTCTCGACCGAGAGGCGTTCGGAAAAGCGATCAACCTGATTCGATCAGGTCAGGTGGTGGTCATTTTCCCGGAAGGTGGGCGAAGCCATGATGGTCACCTCCGTCCGCCGAAGGCCGGGATTGGAGTGATTGTGTCGCAGACGGGGTGCCCGGTCGTCCCGGCATATCTGAAGGGGACCTTCGATGTGTTGCCCACCGGGGCTCGGTGGCCTCGATGGCGCCAGGTCAGGGTGCGATTTGGGGAGCCCATCATGTTCGAAACAGGGGCTCGGAAAGAAAGGGCGGAAACAAAACAGTTTTATCAACAGGTCAGCCGTACGGTGATCGAACAAATTGCAGCCTTGGGTCAAGTTCCCGTTCCAAGGGGAAAGGATGACCCAGCTCCGGAAACACCGAACAGGCCGACCGCCGGGGTTCACAACGCTGAGTGA